One Streptomyces sp. CG4 genomic window, CCCAGTGTACGGCGCCCCACGGACAGCGGCTGACCGGTTTTCCGCGCGGTACGGCCGCGGCCGCCGCGACCGGCCCGGATGACCCGAATGGCGCGTGGGCGGGGCCCGGGTCCGGGGAGGCTGAGCCGGTCGGATTACCCGCCGGGGAGCTGGGCACAACGGATGCAGGCTCGCTGCGTGGGGGTGCGGGCGGGCGAATCGGGCGGTGTGCCCCGTTGCCGCGGGACTCAAGTCGATTTATCGTCCCAGCACGATTCGCGAACAAGAACACAATATGTGAAGGGGCCGCGGCCATGGTGGCGAAAAGGACCGCCGTAGAGCAGCCGGCGACCGGCCGGCGCAGGGGCGCGGCCGCCTCCGGTGCCGCGGCTGCCCCTGATGGCGAGGCCAAGGGAGTGGCCGGCAAGAAGACGGCGGCCGGGGGGAGGGACGCGGAGCCGGCCACGAAGAAGCCTGCGATGCGAGAAGCGGCCGTGAAGGAGCCCGCCGCCGCGAAGACGACGGCGAAGACGACCGCGAAGGCGGCCGCAGGGAAGACCGCGGCGAAGGAAACAGCCGCCGAGAAGGCCGCGGCCAAGAAGCCCGCAGCCGAGAGGGCGGCCACCAAGGCCGGCAAGAAGACCACCGCCACGAAGTCCGAGGCGAAGGAGACGGCGGCCGAGAAGGCGGCCGGAGGAGAGGCGGCCGGAGGGAAGACGGCCGGTAAGAAGGCGGCTGCCAAGAAGGCACCGGCCAAGAAGGCCGTCGGCAAGGAAACCGTTGGCAAGAAGGCCGTCGGGAAGAAGGCGGCTGTGAAGGCGAAGGGGGTGGCGGAGGCGGAGGAGACGGCCGTCAGGAAGCCGGCGGCGAAGAAGGCCGGCGGCAGGAAGGCGGCCGCCGAGGGCGTCTCCACGGAGACGGCCGACACGAGCACGGCCAAGAAAGCGGGCGCGGCGCGGGCCGCGAAGCAGACGGGAGCCACGACAGTGGTTGCGAAGAAGACTCCTGGCACGGCCACGGCGGAGAGCGCCGTTCCCAAGGCGCGGGTCGCCGCGGCGGAACCGGGCGAGCTGGCGGTGCGCCCCGGCGAGGACCCCTGGACCTCGGAAGAGGTCGCCGAGGCCCGTGCCGAACTGCTGTCCGAGGTGGAGCGGCTGCGCGCCGAGATCAGCTCCTCCGAAGCCTCGCTCGTGGGCCTGATGCGGGACTCCGGGGACGGCGCGGGAGACGACCAGGCCGACACCGGCACCAAGAACATCACGCGCGAGCACGAGCTGGCGCTGGCCGCCAACGCGCGCGAGATGCTCGTCCAGAACGAGCACGCCCTGGAGCGACTGGACGCCGGTACCTACGGCCTGTGCGAGAACTGCGGCAACCCCATCGGCAAGGCCCGGATGCTGGCCTTCCCCAGGGCCACGCTGTGCGTCGAGTGCAAGCAGAAGCAGGAACGCCGCTCCTGAGCGTGCCGGGCCGTGCCGTAGTCTCGTCCTCAGTCAGGCACCTAGGTTGAGGGACTCACGTGGCAGAGGCGGAGCGCATCATCGGTACGCCGGACACCCCGGACGACAGCGGCGAGCAGCCGGCGCCGGCGGACGCGCGGGGCCCCCGCGGACGCCGGATCGCCCTGCTGTTCGCGGTGGCCGCGTTCGCGTACGCCCTCGACCTGATCAGCAAGACACTCGTCGTCGCCAAGCTGGAGGGCCGCGCGCCGATCAAGGTCATCGGGGACTGGCTGGAGCTGAACGCCATCCGCAACCCGGGCGCGGCCTTCGGCTTCGGCGCGGCCTTCACGATCATCTTCACCCTGATCGCCGCGGCCGTGATCGTGGTCATCATCCGCCTGGCCCGCAAGCTCTACAGCTATCCGTGGGCCATCGCGCTCGGCCTGCTGCTCGGCGGCGCCCTCGGCAACCTCACCGACCGGATCTTCCGGTCGCCGGGCGTCTTCGAGGGCAAGGTGGTGGACTTCATCGCGCCCAAGGGCTTCGCGGTGTTCAACCTCGCGGACTCGTCGATCGTGTGCGGCGGCATCCTGATCGTGCTGCTGTCCTTCCGGGGGCTGGACCCGGACGGCACGGTCCACAAGGACTGACGCCGGAGCTCTCGACAGCCGGTTTTCCACAGGCTCGTTCGGGCCGGTTCCGCCCGTCCGGCATACTCGACGGGTGAGCACGCTTCCCGAGATCCGTACCCTGCCCGTGCCCGACGGCCTGGAGGGCGAGCGCGTCGACGCCGCCATCTCCCGCATGTTCGGCTTCTCCCGCACGAAGGCGGCCGAGCTGGCCGCGGCCGGCAAGGTGCAGGTCGACGGCACGGTGGTCGGCAAGTCCGAGCGGGTGAGCGGCGGCGCCTGGCTCGAGGTCGAGATGCCGCAGGCGCCCGCGCCGGTGCAGGTGGTCGCCGAGCCGGTCGAGGGCATGGAGATCGTGCACGACGACGATGACGTGGTCGTGATCGTCAAGCCGGTCGGCGTGGCCGCGCACCCGTCGCCGGGCTGGAGCGGCCCCACCGTCATCGGCGGCCTCGCCGCCGCCGGGTACCGGATCTCCACCTCCGGCGCCGCCGAGCGCCAGGGCATCGTGCACCGCCTGGACGTCGGCACCTCGGGCCTGATGGTGGTCGCCAAGTCGGAGCGGGCGTACACCTCGCTCAAGCGCCAGTTCAAGGAGCGCACGGTCGACAAGCGCTACCACACCCTGGTCCAGGGCCACCCGGACCCGACGAGCGGCACGATCGACGCCCCGATCGGCCGCCACCCGCAGCACGACTACAAGTGGGCGGTCACGGCCGAGGGCAAGCCCTCGGTGACGCACTACGACCTCATCGAGGCGTTCCGCGCCGCCTCCCTGCTGGACGTGAAGCTGGAGACCGGCCGCACCCACCAGATCCGCGTCCACATGTCCGCCCACCGCCACCCTTGCGTCGGCGACCTCACCTACGGCGCCGACCCCACCCTCGCCAAGCGGCTGGGCCTGACCCGCCAGTGGCTGCACGCGGTGCGCCTCGGCTTCGAGCACCCGGGGGACGGCCAGTGGGCGGAGTTCGAGAGCGAGTACCCCGAGGACCTGCAGAAGGCCCTCGACCAGGTCCGCGA contains:
- the lspA gene encoding signal peptidase II; amino-acid sequence: MAEAERIIGTPDTPDDSGEQPAPADARGPRGRRIALLFAVAAFAYALDLISKTLVVAKLEGRAPIKVIGDWLELNAIRNPGAAFGFGAAFTIIFTLIAAAVIVVIIRLARKLYSYPWAIALGLLLGGALGNLTDRIFRSPGVFEGKVVDFIAPKGFAVFNLADSSIVCGGILIVLLSFRGLDPDGTVHKD
- a CDS encoding RluA family pseudouridine synthase, which gives rise to MSTLPEIRTLPVPDGLEGERVDAAISRMFGFSRTKAAELAAAGKVQVDGTVVGKSERVSGGAWLEVEMPQAPAPVQVVAEPVEGMEIVHDDDDVVVIVKPVGVAAHPSPGWSGPTVIGGLAAAGYRISTSGAAERQGIVHRLDVGTSGLMVVAKSERAYTSLKRQFKERTVDKRYHTLVQGHPDPTSGTIDAPIGRHPQHDYKWAVTAEGKPSVTHYDLIEAFRAASLLDVKLETGRTHQIRVHMSAHRHPCVGDLTYGADPTLAKRLGLTRQWLHAVRLGFEHPGDGQWAEFESEYPEDLQKALDQVREETYG
- a CDS encoding TraR/DksA family transcriptional regulator — encoded protein: MVAKRTAVEQPATGRRRGAAASGAAAAPDGEAKGVAGKKTAAGGRDAEPATKKPAMREAAVKEPAAAKTTAKTTAKAAAGKTAAKETAAEKAAAKKPAAERAATKAGKKTTATKSEAKETAAEKAAGGEAAGGKTAGKKAAAKKAPAKKAVGKETVGKKAVGKKAAVKAKGVAEAEETAVRKPAAKKAGGRKAAAEGVSTETADTSTAKKAGAARAAKQTGATTVVAKKTPGTATAESAVPKARVAAAEPGELAVRPGEDPWTSEEVAEARAELLSEVERLRAEISSSEASLVGLMRDSGDGAGDDQADTGTKNITREHELALAANAREMLVQNEHALERLDAGTYGLCENCGNPIGKARMLAFPRATLCVECKQKQERRS